Proteins encoded by one window of Nasonia vitripennis strain AsymCx chromosome 5, Nvit_psr_1.1, whole genome shotgun sequence:
- the LOC100124279 gene encoding aminopeptidase N: MRRGSVVTYADDGRRHSAGMVTPESYRSNNRQEFTVNDIGYERTGGCFVSYRKIAFAFVFLLAVAIAAAFIVNYLGSQSDKDTPDALTILSKEEETPEKYVLAPSIKPQRYRIELIPIPDLDRDRVKLKGRVVIEFTHIGSGEPTSQLVLNSRHLTIESHRVVVLGENNSTKKDDEDGDLRIRSKRDANETRLEQLRLAEEPSFVTELKIAGNKSDELGGLYVIFLEKALADGNYSLEIEYEASLDGRVIFVENFRKNDEERLLLVSRLKPVNAPRLFPTLDEAKLKANFVLTLEHPRDSRVFSNTALMNSSDSGTENQTSAAFGETRRISAHNLAFVIGAEIESLGQVPITEQQSLTYWADPGRKSQEYYLRDKLDRVLSAFAELFQGVSLPSDKLDLLALPIDFEGISAPGLIVVRDSLFHVAANSPAQSRAEALLNLIGLVGQQWLGGLVDAKNWTDAWFAEGSTRYLQQVLLDKIDQSLGASDDFLIDVQMEAMENDGYKVSKALEAKVNRTRVEAFDLEDNYSKGACLIRMLHGILSEQVFRTGYVDFLRRWSYESTDSAEFLRSLAGNTTIELDSKTIKLNEAFADWTRKPGYPLVNVTWLRDNGTVAVRQTKFNFDDVPRDEDEEEEEEGAKIDEDTALWWVPLTYVTVADGNWTEPSVAWLKGNEEMTLANVDSSGNASWIVVNVNRTGYYRVNYDETTWRALTSALRDKHEDFPVATRASLIDDALSIARQGSLSYDTALELLDYLGPSERSYAPWAALARHAMELDFALYETPAYPNFQDFMRRLVAKLFDEMEPKIEEGSQLAMLAMRLACMFEHQKCTSWAKTKWEDVFKNNKENTLASHVRETVYCVGGAQHGGKEELSYLMKKFEESKDREEKDRLLSALGCFQTPWILQKILNEILESDKYEDNDIKVILQSYTQNPAAAQAARRFVQENWKEIVKRFSNSYWTMKAFVEASTSLLFTERDLNEFNTFRDVNIESLKLMGHWVALNEMKASSWIFRLKESSGSIQRWLKNHANSTV, encoded by the exons ATGAGGCGGGGCAGTGTAGTTACCTACGCTGACGACGGCCGACGACACT CTGCGGGAATGGTGACGCCGGAGTCGTACCGCAGCAACAATAGGCAAGAGTTCACCGTGAACGACATAGGTTACGAAAGAACGGGCGGCTGCTTCGTCTCCTACAGAAAGATCGCCTTTGCCTTCGTTTTCCTCCTGGCGGTCGCTATTGCCGCCGCGTTCATTGTCAACTACCTCGGATCGCAGTCGGATAAGGAT ACACCCGACGCGCTAACGATTCTCTCGAAAGAGGAAGAGACTCCGGAGAAGTACGTGCTGGCGCCGAGCATAAAACCCCAGCGCTACCGAATCGAGCTGATACCGATTCCGGACTTGGACAGGGATCGAGTCAAGCTCAAGGGACGAGTCGTCATTGAGTTCACGCACATCGGCAGCGGCGAGCCCACCAGTCAGCTGGTGCTCAACTCGAGGCACCTGACGATCGAGAGCCACCGGGTCGTCGTTCTCGGCGAGAACAATTCCACGAAGAAGGACGACGAGGATGGCGACCTGCGCATACGAAGCAAACGCGATGCTAACG AGACGCGACTGGAGCAGCTGCGTCTGGCGGAAGAGCCGAGTTTCGTAACGGAGCTCAAGATCGCCGGCAACAAAAGCGACGAGCTCGGCGGCCTTTACGTGATTTTCCTCGAGAAGGCTCTGGCCGACGGGAACTACTCGCTCGAGATCGAGTACGaggcgagcctcgacggcAGGGTCATCTTCGTGGAGAATTTCAGGAAGAACGACGAGGAGAG gCTGCTCTTAGTGTCGAGGCTGAAGCCCGTCAACGCGCCTCGACTCTTCCCGACGCTCGACGAGGCGAAATTGAAGGCGAACTTTGTCTTGACGCTCGAGCATCCGCGCGACAGCCGAGTCTTCTCCAACACGGCCCTGATGAATTCCAGCGACTC CGGCACGGAGAACCAGACGTCCGCGGCCTTCGGGGAGACTCGTCGGATATCGGCGCACAATCTGGCCTTCGTGATCGGCGCCGAAATCGAGTCCCTCGGCCAGGTGCCGATCACCGAGCAGCAATCCCTGACCTACTGGGCTGACCCCGGGCGCAAGTCCCAGGAGTACTACCTCCGCGACAAGCTCGACCGGGTGCTCTCGGCCTTCGCCGAGCTCTTCCAAGGAGTCTCGTTGCCCAGCGACAAGCTTGACCTACTGGCGCTACCGATCGATTTCGAGGGCATCTCGGCGCCCGGTTTGATCGTCGTCAGGGACTCGCTGTTCCACGTCGCGGCCAACAGTCCCGCGCAGAGTCGAGCCGAGGCTCTGCTGAATCTCATCGGACTCGTGGGACAGCAGTGGCTGGGGGGCCTGGTCGACGCGAAGAACTGGACCGACGCCTGGTTCGCCGAGGGATCCACCCGCTACCTCCAGCAGGTCCTGCTCGACAAG ATCGACCAGAGCCTCGGGGCGTCCGACGACTTCCTCATAGACGTGCAGATGGAGGCGATGGAGAACGACGGCTACAAGGTCTCCAAGGCTCTCGAGGCCAAGGTCAATCGCACCCGCGTCGAGGCCTTCGACTTGGAGGACAATTACAGCAAGG GTGCATGCCTAATAAGAATGTTGCATGGCATCTTGAGCGAGCAGGTCTTCAGGACTGGCTACGTCGACTTCCTCCGCCGGTG GAGCTACGAGAGCACAGACTCCGCGGAGTTtctgcgctcgctcgcgggcAACACGACGATCGAGCTCGACTCCAAGACGATCAAGCTGAACGAGGCGTTCGCCGACTGGACGAGGAAGCCCGGCTACCCTCTCGTCAACGTCACGTGGCTCCGCGACAACGGCACTGTCGCCGTCCGTCAG ACCAAGTTCAATTTCGACGACGTGCCCCgagacgaggacgaggaggaggaggaggagggggcGAAGATCGACGAGGACACGGCTCTGTGGTGGGTGCCGCTGACGTACGTGACCGTCGCCGATGGCAACTGGACCGAGCCGTCGGTCGCCTGGCTCAAGGGCAATGAGGAGATGACTCTCGCCAACGTCGACTCGAGCGGCAACGCGTCCTGGATCGTCGTCAACGTCAATAGAACCG GTTACTACCGCGTCAATTACGACGAGACGACCTGGCGAGCGCTGACCTCGGCGCTGAGAGACAAGCACGAGGACTTCCCGGTGGCGACGAGAGCCTCGCTCATCGACGACGCGCTCAGCATCGCCCGACAGGGCAGCCTCTCCTACGACACGGCACTCGAGCTTCTCGACTATCTTGGGCCCAGCGAGCGAAGCTACGCGCCCTGGGCTGCTCTTGCCAGACACGCCATGGAACTCGATTTTGCCCTGTACGAGACGCCGGCCTACCCCAACTTTCAG GACTTTATGAGGAGGCTCGTTGCGAAGCTCTTCGACGAGATGGAGCCGAAGATCGAGGAAGGATCGCAGCTGGCGATGCTGGCCATGCGCTTGGCCTGTATGTTCGAGCACCAAAAGTGCACGAGCTGGGCCAAGACCAAGTGGGAGGACGTATTCAAGAACAACAAGGAGAACAC ACTGGCGAGCCACGTCCGCGAGACGGTCTACTGCGTCGGCGGAGCTCAACACGGTGGCAAGGAAGAGTTGTCCTACCTGATGAAGAAATTCGAGGAGTCCAAGGACAGAGAGGAGAAGGATCGATTGCTCTCGGCTCTCGGCTGCTTCCAAACGCCCTGGATTTTGCAAAA GATCCTCAACGAAATCCTCGAGAGCGACAAGTACGAGGACAACGACATCAAGGTGATACTCCAATCCTACACGCAGAATCCAGCCGCCGCCCAAGCCGCTCGTAGATTCGTTCAAGAAAACTGGAAGGAGATTGTGAAGAG ATTCTCCAACTCGTACTGGACGATGAAAGCCTTCGTCGAGGCCTCGACGAGTTTGCTCTTCACCGAGCGCGACTTGAACGAG
- the LOC100124280 gene encoding aminopeptidase N isoform X1, with product MRRSALKLGISIILIIAIDALPKQRHERSVDLNEQHKLESVCLCDDLRPQSYILEIEPLIQEAKFKGRVRINVTWTERADKISLHVHPDLQISHSNVKVTRLNDVIVADDSAEEPKAPAPVKIAKIERNPRKLMIHLEKSLRTNVTCEIDITYMGNITTNDTSGLFMNYYMDTAGQKHTYVATYLRLNNARKMFPSFDELQYKTKFQLVLTRPKNTTALSNTPIERSVPVSSEQGLVQDHFQQTPDMTTYQLAFVISDFESIKPTKKVNPVDGQTLEVQVWGRKEYLEALKDVPDKIVTIVNYLQDYFNSSIKLPKLDVVGMPMYTATKASDNWGLMIFKEGELSSPLVWNTAYELTYQWIGQYITPYRWMDASENKGLNSFLASMTTMDINPDELKGKWPMNILYSLYYGYGKTFGANRGTGIIRDAKFAKIELVFRMFYYILGKDNFRTSMRHLIQTQSSARADFSVLDSVSHIRHDTTFRPGLTKGRDARSFTQTDIYDSMNFVADKNKSLPKDLTINEVADTWIDQERLPLVTVTRNYDNNTITFSQKPYVRETRKTPPSSWESSYRWNIPLVMQSRNKWNNSDYTPKAWLLKGKSKQDLAIPDIEDKESFIVVNPEEIGLFPVNYDSCNWQLLADYLRGPNFETIPTLTRAKLLHDSWNLAYADELCFKIALNMTLFLKHEKSHVVWEPFFTMIDHIGRRIEGSPVFTKFEAYSRSLLEPMYTQPCENLQISEPSWKTHLRGLARYFLCRAGYEPCIAKAREQFSKWMADKEPDKGNPVANEFICPVFKWGTDEEWDFGLQRVINFPRNSPERKQSERTYLLKTLAGCPKDAAKIQKLLNVAIIERNGNFTDADIHLIFTMLTGSANGYTTLFKFLAERWDTVKQRFEGKKNLWTGIVQSATGFFNTQEGYDLVSKLYAERKSELDGAENFVTEAMENIKQETRWSEKNLPAIDQWLTENLASPQPFDKDALQYWKTALVCPSTTAPAS from the exons ATGAGGCGATCCGCCTTAAAATTGGGGATTTCCATAATCCTGATAATCGCCATCGACGCTCTTCCGAAG CAGAGGCACGAGCGCAGCGTCGACCTGAACGAGCAGCACAAGCTCGAGTCGGTATGCCTGTGCGACGACCTGCGACCTCAGAGCTACATCCTCGAGATCGAGCCGTTGATCCAGGAGGCCAAGTTCAAAGGTCGCGTGCGCATTAACGTCACCTGGACCGAGCGCGCCGACAAGATAAGCCTCCACGTACACCCGGACCTGCAGATATCCCACTCGAACGTCAAGGTCACTCGGCTCAACGACGTCATCGTAGCCGATGACAGCGC CGAGGAGCCGAAAGCTCCGGCCCCGGTGAAGATCGCCAAGATCGAGCGCAACCCGCGCAAGCTGATGATCCACCTGGAGAAGTCGCTGAGGACCAACGTCACCTGCGAGATCGACATCACCTACATGGGCAACATCACGACCAACGACACGTCCGGCCTCTTCATGAACTACTACATGGACACGGCTGGCCAGAAGCA TACCTACGTGGCCACTTACCTGCGGCTCAACAACGCCCGCAAGATGTTCCCGAGCTTCGACGAGCTCCAGTACAAGACCAAGTTCCAGCTGGTGTTGACGCGACCGAAAAACACGACGGCGCTCTCCAACACCCCGATCGAGCGCAGCGTGCCAGT ATCCAGTGAGCAGGGGCTCGTGCAGGACCACTTCCAGCAGACACCGGACATGACGACCTACCAGCTGGCCTTCGTCATCTCGGATTTCGAGAGCATCAAGCCGACGAAGAAGGTCAACCCGGTCGACGGGCAGACTCTGGAGGTGCAGGTCTGGGGACGCAAGGAGTACCTCGAGGCTCTCAAGGACGTGCCCGACAAGATCGTCACCATCGTCAACTACCTGCAGGACTACTTCAACAGCTCCATCAAGCTGCCGAAGCTCGACGTCGTGGGCATGCCCATGTACACCGCGACCAAAGCCTCCGACAACTGGGGCCTCATGATTTTCAA GGAGGGCGAGCTGAGCAGTCCCCTAGTCTGGAACACGGCTTACGAGCTGACTTACCAGTGGATCGGTCAATACATCACTCCTTATCGCTGGATGGACGCCTCGGAGAACAAGGGCTTAAACTCATTCTTGGCCTCCATGACCACGATGGAC ATCAACCCGGACGAGCTGAAGGGCAAGTGGCCGATGAACATCCTCTACTCGCTGTACTACGGCTACGGGAAGACCTTCGGGGCCAACCGGGGCACCGGCATCATCCGCGACGCCAAATTCGCCAAGA TCGAGCTGGTCTTCCGGATGTTCTACTACATCCTCGGCAAGGATAATTTCAGGACCAGCATGAGACACCTGATCCAAACGCAGTCGAGTGCTag AGCAGACTTCTCTGTCCTCGACTCTGTGAGCCACATAAGACACGATACAACTTTCAG ACCCGGGCTGACGAAGGGCCGCGACGCGAGATCCTTCACCCAGACCGACATCTACGACAGCATGAACTTCGTGGCGGACAAGAACAAATCCTTGCCCAAAGACTTGACCATCAACGAAGTGGCCGACACCTGGATAGACCAGGAGCGACTTCCCCTCGTCACCGTCACCCGCAATTACGACAACAACACCATCACCTTCAGCCAG AAACCCTACGTGCGCGAGACGCGGAAAACTCCTCCGAGCTCCTGGGAAAGCTCGTACCGCTGGAACATACCTCTGGTGATGCAATCCCGTAACAAGTGGAACAACAGCGATTACACGCCGAAAGCTTGGCTGCTCAAAGGCAAGTCCAAGCAGGACCTCGCCATCCCCGACATCGAGGACAAGGAGAGCTTCATCGTCGTCAATCCCGAGGAGATCG GTCTATTCCCGGTGAACTACGACTCGTGCAACTGGCAACTGCTGGCCGACTACCTGCGGGGCCCGAACTTCGAGACGATCCCGACCTTGACTCGCGCCAAATTGCTGCACGACTCGTGGAACCTCGCCTACGCCGACGAGCTCTGCTTCAAAATCGCCCTGAACATGACGCTCTTCCTCAAGCACGAGAAGAGCCACGTTGTCTGGGAGCCGTTCTTCACCATGATCGATCACATCGGCAGGCGCATCGAGGGCTCGCCTGTTTTCACCAAATTCGAG GCCTACTCGCGTTCGCTGTTGGAGCCGATGTACACGCAGCCCTGCGAGAACCTGCAGATCAGTGAGCCGTCGTGGAAGACGCACCTGAGAGGTCTGGCGAGATACTTCCTCTGCCGAGCCGGTTACGAGCCCTGCATCGCCAAGGCGCGCGAGCAGTTCAGCAAGTGGATGGCCGACAAGGAACCCGACAAGGGCAACCC GGTCGCCAACGAGTTCATCTGTCCGGTCTTCAAGTGGGGCACCGACGAGGAGTGGGACTTTGGTCTGCAGCGCGTCATCAACTTCCCGAGGAACAGCCCCGAGAGGaagcagagcgagagaacCTACCTTCTCAAGACCCTGGCCGGCTGTCCCAAGGACGCTGCCAAGATCCAAAA GCTGTTGAACGTGGCGATAATCGAGCGCAACGGCAATTTCACCGACGCCGACATCCACCTGATCTTCACCATGCTGACGGGCAGCGCCAACGGCTACACGACCCTCTTCAAGTTCCTCGCCGAGCGCTGGGACACGGTGAAGCAGCGCTTCGAGGGCAAGAAGAACCTCTGGACGGGCATCGTCCAGTCGGCCACGGGCTTCTTCAACACCCAGGAGGGCTACGACCTCGTCTCCAAGCTCTACGCCGAGCGCAAGAGCGAGCTCGACGGCGCCGAGAACTTCGTCACCGAGGCCATGGAGAACATCAAGCAGGAGACCCGCTGGAGCGAGAAGAACCTGCCGGCCATCGATCAGTGGCTCACCGAGAACCTCGCCAGTCCCCAGCCCTTCGACAAGGACGCCCTGCAGTACTGGAAGACGGCCCTCGTGTGTCCCAGTACCACCGCTCCCGCCAGTTAA
- the LOC100124280 gene encoding aminopeptidase N isoform X2, whose translation MRRSALKLGISIILIIAIDALPKQRHERSVDLNEQHKLESVCLCDDLRPQSYILEIEPLIQEAKFKGRVRINVTWTERADKISLHVHPDLQISHSNVKVTRLNDVIVADDSAEEPKAPAPVKIAKIERNPRKLMIHLEKSLRTNVTCEIDITYMGNITTNDTSGLFMNYYMDTAGQKHTYVATYLRLNNARKMFPSFDELQYKTKFQLVLTRPKNTTALSNTPIERSVPVSSEQGLVQDHFQQTPDMTTYQLAFVISDFESIKPTKKVNPVDGQTLEVQVWGRKEYLEALKDVPDKIVTIVNYLQDYFNSSIKLPKLDVVGMPMYTATKASDNWGLMIFKEGELSSPLVWNTAYELTYQWIGQYITPYRWMDASENKGLNSFLASMTTMDINPDELKGKWPMNILYSLYYGYGKTFGANRGTGIIRDAKFAKIELVFRMFYYILGKDNFRTSMRHLIQTQSSARPGLTKGRDARSFTQTDIYDSMNFVADKNKSLPKDLTINEVADTWIDQERLPLVTVTRNYDNNTITFSQKPYVRETRKTPPSSWESSYRWNIPLVMQSRNKWNNSDYTPKAWLLKGKSKQDLAIPDIEDKESFIVVNPEEIGLFPVNYDSCNWQLLADYLRGPNFETIPTLTRAKLLHDSWNLAYADELCFKIALNMTLFLKHEKSHVVWEPFFTMIDHIGRRIEGSPVFTKFEAYSRSLLEPMYTQPCENLQISEPSWKTHLRGLARYFLCRAGYEPCIAKAREQFSKWMADKEPDKGNPVANEFICPVFKWGTDEEWDFGLQRVINFPRNSPERKQSERTYLLKTLAGCPKDAAKIQKLLNVAIIERNGNFTDADIHLIFTMLTGSANGYTTLFKFLAERWDTVKQRFEGKKNLWTGIVQSATGFFNTQEGYDLVSKLYAERKSELDGAENFVTEAMENIKQETRWSEKNLPAIDQWLTENLASPQPFDKDALQYWKTALVCPSTTAPAS comes from the exons ATGAGGCGATCCGCCTTAAAATTGGGGATTTCCATAATCCTGATAATCGCCATCGACGCTCTTCCGAAG CAGAGGCACGAGCGCAGCGTCGACCTGAACGAGCAGCACAAGCTCGAGTCGGTATGCCTGTGCGACGACCTGCGACCTCAGAGCTACATCCTCGAGATCGAGCCGTTGATCCAGGAGGCCAAGTTCAAAGGTCGCGTGCGCATTAACGTCACCTGGACCGAGCGCGCCGACAAGATAAGCCTCCACGTACACCCGGACCTGCAGATATCCCACTCGAACGTCAAGGTCACTCGGCTCAACGACGTCATCGTAGCCGATGACAGCGC CGAGGAGCCGAAAGCTCCGGCCCCGGTGAAGATCGCCAAGATCGAGCGCAACCCGCGCAAGCTGATGATCCACCTGGAGAAGTCGCTGAGGACCAACGTCACCTGCGAGATCGACATCACCTACATGGGCAACATCACGACCAACGACACGTCCGGCCTCTTCATGAACTACTACATGGACACGGCTGGCCAGAAGCA TACCTACGTGGCCACTTACCTGCGGCTCAACAACGCCCGCAAGATGTTCCCGAGCTTCGACGAGCTCCAGTACAAGACCAAGTTCCAGCTGGTGTTGACGCGACCGAAAAACACGACGGCGCTCTCCAACACCCCGATCGAGCGCAGCGTGCCAGT ATCCAGTGAGCAGGGGCTCGTGCAGGACCACTTCCAGCAGACACCGGACATGACGACCTACCAGCTGGCCTTCGTCATCTCGGATTTCGAGAGCATCAAGCCGACGAAGAAGGTCAACCCGGTCGACGGGCAGACTCTGGAGGTGCAGGTCTGGGGACGCAAGGAGTACCTCGAGGCTCTCAAGGACGTGCCCGACAAGATCGTCACCATCGTCAACTACCTGCAGGACTACTTCAACAGCTCCATCAAGCTGCCGAAGCTCGACGTCGTGGGCATGCCCATGTACACCGCGACCAAAGCCTCCGACAACTGGGGCCTCATGATTTTCAA GGAGGGCGAGCTGAGCAGTCCCCTAGTCTGGAACACGGCTTACGAGCTGACTTACCAGTGGATCGGTCAATACATCACTCCTTATCGCTGGATGGACGCCTCGGAGAACAAGGGCTTAAACTCATTCTTGGCCTCCATGACCACGATGGAC ATCAACCCGGACGAGCTGAAGGGCAAGTGGCCGATGAACATCCTCTACTCGCTGTACTACGGCTACGGGAAGACCTTCGGGGCCAACCGGGGCACCGGCATCATCCGCGACGCCAAATTCGCCAAGA TCGAGCTGGTCTTCCGGATGTTCTACTACATCCTCGGCAAGGATAATTTCAGGACCAGCATGAGACACCTGATCCAAACGCAGTCGAGTGCTag ACCCGGGCTGACGAAGGGCCGCGACGCGAGATCCTTCACCCAGACCGACATCTACGACAGCATGAACTTCGTGGCGGACAAGAACAAATCCTTGCCCAAAGACTTGACCATCAACGAAGTGGCCGACACCTGGATAGACCAGGAGCGACTTCCCCTCGTCACCGTCACCCGCAATTACGACAACAACACCATCACCTTCAGCCAG AAACCCTACGTGCGCGAGACGCGGAAAACTCCTCCGAGCTCCTGGGAAAGCTCGTACCGCTGGAACATACCTCTGGTGATGCAATCCCGTAACAAGTGGAACAACAGCGATTACACGCCGAAAGCTTGGCTGCTCAAAGGCAAGTCCAAGCAGGACCTCGCCATCCCCGACATCGAGGACAAGGAGAGCTTCATCGTCGTCAATCCCGAGGAGATCG GTCTATTCCCGGTGAACTACGACTCGTGCAACTGGCAACTGCTGGCCGACTACCTGCGGGGCCCGAACTTCGAGACGATCCCGACCTTGACTCGCGCCAAATTGCTGCACGACTCGTGGAACCTCGCCTACGCCGACGAGCTCTGCTTCAAAATCGCCCTGAACATGACGCTCTTCCTCAAGCACGAGAAGAGCCACGTTGTCTGGGAGCCGTTCTTCACCATGATCGATCACATCGGCAGGCGCATCGAGGGCTCGCCTGTTTTCACCAAATTCGAG GCCTACTCGCGTTCGCTGTTGGAGCCGATGTACACGCAGCCCTGCGAGAACCTGCAGATCAGTGAGCCGTCGTGGAAGACGCACCTGAGAGGTCTGGCGAGATACTTCCTCTGCCGAGCCGGTTACGAGCCCTGCATCGCCAAGGCGCGCGAGCAGTTCAGCAAGTGGATGGCCGACAAGGAACCCGACAAGGGCAACCC GGTCGCCAACGAGTTCATCTGTCCGGTCTTCAAGTGGGGCACCGACGAGGAGTGGGACTTTGGTCTGCAGCGCGTCATCAACTTCCCGAGGAACAGCCCCGAGAGGaagcagagcgagagaacCTACCTTCTCAAGACCCTGGCCGGCTGTCCCAAGGACGCTGCCAAGATCCAAAA GCTGTTGAACGTGGCGATAATCGAGCGCAACGGCAATTTCACCGACGCCGACATCCACCTGATCTTCACCATGCTGACGGGCAGCGCCAACGGCTACACGACCCTCTTCAAGTTCCTCGCCGAGCGCTGGGACACGGTGAAGCAGCGCTTCGAGGGCAAGAAGAACCTCTGGACGGGCATCGTCCAGTCGGCCACGGGCTTCTTCAACACCCAGGAGGGCTACGACCTCGTCTCCAAGCTCTACGCCGAGCGCAAGAGCGAGCTCGACGGCGCCGAGAACTTCGTCACCGAGGCCATGGAGAACATCAAGCAGGAGACCCGCTGGAGCGAGAAGAACCTGCCGGCCATCGATCAGTGGCTCACCGAGAACCTCGCCAGTCCCCAGCCCTTCGACAAGGACGCCCTGCAGTACTGGAAGACGGCCCTCGTGTGTCCCAGTACCACCGCTCCCGCCAGTTAA